One window of Globicephala melas chromosome 5, mGloMel1.2, whole genome shotgun sequence genomic DNA carries:
- the SLC10A6 gene encoding sodium-dependent organic anion transporter, translated as MFICNAALRNKEMRANCSSSSACPANSSEEELPVGLEVYGNLELVFTVVSAVMTGLLMFSLGCSVEIRRLWSHIRRPWGIAVGLLCQFGLMPLTAYLLVISFSLKPVQAMAILIMGCCPGGTISNIFTYWVDGDMDLSISMTTCSTVVALGMMPLCLYLYTLSWNLEQNLTIPYQNIGITVVCLTIPVAFGVYVNYRWPKQSKIILKVGAIVGGVLLLVVAVAGVVLAKGSWNSDIILLTISFIFPLIGHVTGFLLALLTHQSWQSCRTISLETGAQNIQMCITMLHLSFTAEQLVQMLSFPLAYGLFQLLDGILIVAAYKMYKRTLKIKHRIKNPALRVEARFKKKSTSPKETSAFLEVNEEAALTPGPSGPMDLHRAVMPTGQISCAK; from the exons ATGTTCATTTGTAATGCTGCCTTAAGGAATAAGGAGATGAGAGCAAATTGTTCCAGCAGCTCAGCCTGCCCTGCCAACAGTTCAGAGGAGGAGTTGCCAGTGGGGCTGGAGGTCTATGGGAACCTGGAACTTGTTTTCACAGTGGTGTCAGCCGTGATGACCGGCCTGCTCATGTTCTCCTTGGGATGCTCTGTGGAGATCCGGAGGCTCTGGTCGCACATCAGGAGACCCTGGGGCATTGCTGTGGGACTGCTCTGCCAGTTTGGGCTCATGCCTCTTACTGCCTATCTCCTGGTCATCAGCTTCTCTCTGAAGCCAGTCCAAGCTATGGCTATCCTCATCATGGGGTGCTGCCCAGGGGGAACCATCTCTAACATTTTCACCTACTGGGTTGATGGAGATATGGATCTCAG caTCAGTATGACAACTTGTTCCACAGTGGTTGCCCTGGGAATGATGCCACTCTGCCTTTACCTCTACACCTTGTCCTGGAATCTTGAGCAGAATCTCACCATTCCATATCAGAACATAG gaATTACCGTTGTGTGCCTGACCATTCCTGTGGCCTTTGGTGTCTATGTGAATTATAGGTGGCCAAAACAATCCAAAATTATTCTTAAG GTTGGAGCCATTGTTGGTGGGGTCCTCCTTTTGGTGGTTGCAGTTGCTGGTGTGGTGCTGGCGAAAGGATCTTGGAATTCAGATATCATTCTTCTGACCATCAGCTTCATCTTTCCTTTGATTGGCCATGTCACAGGCTTTCTCCTGGCACTTCTTACCCACCAATCTTGGCAGAG TTGCAGGACGATTTCCTTAGAAACTGGAGCTCAGAATATTCAGATGTGCATCACCATGCTGCACCTATCTTTCACTGCCGAGCAATTAGTCCAGATGCTTAGCTTCCCATTGGCCTATGGACTCTTCCAGCTGTTGGATGGGATTCTCATTGTTGCAG CATATAAGATGTACAAGAGGACACTGAAGATCAAACACAGAATAAAGAACCCCGCTTTAAGGGTAGAAGCCCGCTTTAAGAAGAAATCCACTTCTCCCAAAGAGACCAGTGCTTTCTTGGAGGTGAATGAAGAAGCTGCTCTAACTCCTGGGCCATCAGGGCCCATGGATCTCCACAGGGCTGTCATGCCAACTGGCCAGATCTCATGTGCCAAGTAG